In a single window of the Zea mays cultivar B73 chromosome 5, Zm-B73-REFERENCE-NAM-5.0, whole genome shotgun sequence genome:
- the LOC100191403 gene encoding uncharacterized protein LOC100191403, whose protein sequence is MAISISQEAFDSMVRENMEDLGMDPDEALADAVEALTLQGADLSGIVKRVPGEATAAEVSPVVRVLDELKASLSASGGSEQDLDGLVSLLDELRNLCCSGEGSENAAIAVRNGVVEALVALCASARVEQERLLASALKSLSSVLRDVASTEKFRRSEGPRIVMDLLQGGSENSDLLDAGFSVVAAGSAGNEVVKESFMDLKVDELILRVMKDKSKSNVQSLYDAIRVLLKPDDNRVVASQVYGYSRRFAEIGVAEVLVNALREQVAPSSLPSACAALKSIAVNDEICRSISENGGIDVLLQCIDGAGEQKNKAVARSCCSLLSKLAASDANKSIIIQRGGFDRFLKLTSRFSEDPAIIQEVMSMVTVLTLRSPENAARAMEEGYGTLAIQSMQRFPSSVQTQKQACLMIRNLVARNPENRIVLLNDGAEKLIRKAMALHRSCKDAASSALRDLGLDNYNA, encoded by the exons ATGGCGATCTCGATCTCGCAGGAGGCCTTCGACTCCATGGTCCGGGAGAACATGGAGGACCTCGGCATGGACCCCGATGAGGCCCTCGCTGACGCCGTTGAGGCGCTCACCCTCCAGGGCGCCGATCTCTCAG GTATCGTTAAGCGCGTGCCGGGAGAGGCCACCGCGGCGGAGGTGAGCCCGGTGGTGCGGGTTCTGGACGAACTGAAGGCCTCTCTCAGCGCCAGCGGCGGGTCGGAGCAGGATCTCGACGGACTTGTCTCTCTGCTCGATGAGTTGCGCAATCTGTGCTGCTCCGGCGAGGGTTCGGAGAATGCAGCGATCGCGGTACGGAATGGCGTCGTGGAGGCGCTCGTCGCCCTGTGCGCGTCCGCTCGGGTCGAGCAGGAGAGGCTGCTTGCTTCGGCCTTGAAGAGTCTGAGCTCCGTACTCCGTG ATGTGGCAAGCACTGAAAAGTTCAGACGAAGTGAGGGACCCAGAATTGTCATGGATCTCTTGCAAGGAGGCTCAGAAAATTCAGATTTATTGGATGCTGGATTTAGTGTTGTGGCAGCAGGTTCTGCTGGCAATGAAGTTGTGAAAGAGTCCTTTATGGACCTGAAGGTCGATGAACTCATTCTGCGGGTTATGAAGGATAAATCAAAATCTAATGTGCAAAGTTTGTATGATGCCATTCGTGTTCTGTTGAAACCTGATGACAACCGAGTGGTAGCTTCTCAG GTATATGGATACTCCCGGAGATTTGCTGAAATCGGGGTTGCAGAAGTTCTTGTCAATGCACTTCGTGAGCAAGTCGCTCCTTCCAGTTTGCCATCTGCTTGTGCTGCTTTAAAGTCGATTGCAGTCAAT GATGAAATATGCCGTTCCATATCTGAAAATGGTGGAATTGATGTGCTTCTTCAATGCATCGACGGGGCTGGTGAGCAGAAGAACAAAGCTGTAGCAAGATCTTGCTGCTCTTTGTTGTCCAAG CTTGCTGCAAGCGATGCAAACAAGTCCATTATCATTCAGCGAGGTGGTTTTGATAGGTTCCTAAAGTTGACATCCAGATTTTCTGAAGATCCTGCTATAATTCAAGAG GTTATGTCTATGGTGACGGTCCTCACACTGAGGTCACCAGAAAATGCAGCACGTGCAATGGAAGAAGGCTATGGGACACTGGCTATACAGTCAATGCAAAGGTTCCCCTCCTCCGTGCAGACTCAGAAGCAAGCATGCCTTATGATTCGCAATCTTGTTGCCCGAAACCCTGAGAATAG GATCGTCCTGCTTAATGATGGTGCAGAAAAGCTTATTAGAAAGGCAATGGCGCTGCACAGAAGCTGTAAAGATGCTGCTTCGTCTGCCTTGAGGGACCTGGGCCTCGACAACTACAATGCATAG